One region of Salvelinus namaycush isolate Seneca chromosome 3, SaNama_1.0, whole genome shotgun sequence genomic DNA includes:
- the gaa gene encoding lysosomal alpha-glucosidase: protein MLSKLLSPVQQQLFTCVDKRHSTSTLKCGLVSICRQFFPPPPRCPNSTQDMGLSSCLSALSALSLSALLTLALITCLQIRYLSDQKLSLIKLTSKQQPDETPIHLSVRPGLEEDPATKQAGEREIVNLQRGSSHPAPSHRLLWEGPHPASSSGPREAECRRVALENRFDCAQDRVLSQTECQGRGCCYAPLPQGLSGGPPWCFYPPSYSGYRMGPLTPTSRGQAATLMRPTPSYLPRDISTLRLEILDETEGRLHLTLKDPSSRRYEVPLSTAQSRGSTDTQDHQYVTEFQPDPFGFIVRRKSNGRVLVNTTVAPLLYADQYLQLSTSLASSLVSGLGEHYTPLSLDLNWTSLTLWNRDMAPHGDANLYGSHPFYMVQEGDGQAHGVFLLNSNAMEVVLQPSPALTWVAVGGILDLYIFLGPDPQSVVRQYLQVIGYPMMPPYWSLGFHLCRWGYRSTNATREVVRRMHNANFPLDVQWNDLDYADKRRVFTFDPQRFVDLPDMVKEFHQKGMKYILILDPGISSTSPPGTYPPFDEGQRRGVFIRNSTGQTLIGKVWPGPTAFPDFTNPETQSWWEDCIREFHSRVPLDGLWIDMNEPASFVQGSVEGCPDSDLDSPPYVPWVVGGQLNTGTLCMSAQQNLSTHYNLHNLYGLTEASATHSALVKVRGSRPFVLSRSSFPGIGRFSGVWTGDVRSDWEQLRYSIPAVLLFGLFGVPLVGADVCGFGGDTTEELCVRWTQLGAFYPFMRNHNDKPNAPQEPYVFGQEAQAAMRSVVMLRYSLLPFLYTLFYHAHTSADTVATPLFLQFPSDPNCQTIDRQFLWGSSLLVSPVLEQGAVELAAYLPPGTWYSLHNGQPFYSKGQYLLLPAPLDTINVHVREGHIIPQQEPGLTTSASRSNPFLLMVALSAGGWAWGDLFWDDGDSLDTFQRGDYSYVIFIAGQSQVVSDPLRQNGALDGLVLGGVRVFGVPSPPRYVWANGKKVWDFSYRTDTKVLTVTSLALPMSEVFEVLWTL, encoded by the exons ATGCTGTCGAAATTGCTCAGTCCAGTTCAACAACAACTTTTCACGTGCGTGGACAAGCGACATTCA ACTTCTACACTGAAATGCGGGCTCGTCAGCATTTGCAGACAGTTTTTCCCACCACCTCCCAGATGTCCCAACTCGACACAGGACATGGGTTTGTCTAGTTGTCTGTCTGCCCTGTctgccctttctctctcagcCCTGCTCACCCTGGCCTTGATAACATGTTTACAAATTAGATACCTGTCTGACCAAAAGTTGTCACTGATAAAGTTAACTAGCAAACAACAACCAGATGAGACACCAATACACCTGTCAGTAAGACCTGGTTTAGAGGAAGATCCAGCAACAAAACAGGCCGGTGAGAGGGAGATAGTGAACCTCCAGAGGGGTAGCTCCCATCCAGCCCCCAGCCACAGATTGCTGTGGGAAGGCCCCCATCCAGCCAGCTCCAGTGGTCCCAGAGAGGCAGAGTGTAGGAGGGTAGCCCTGGAGAACCGCTTTGACTGCGCCCAGGACCGAGTTCTGAGCCAGACAGAGTGTCAGGGGAGAGGGTGCTGCTATGCCCCCCTACCACAAGGCCTCTCTGGAGGACCCCCTTGGTGCTTTTACCCCCCGTCATACAGCGGCTACAGGATGGGGCCCCTCACCCCCACTTCCAGGGGCCAGGCTGCCACCCTTATGAGGCCCACTCCCTCCTACCTGCCCCGGGATATCTCTACGCTCCGGTTGGAGATCCTGGATGAGACAGAAGGCCGACTGCACCTCACT TTGAAGGATCCGTCGTCCCGGCGATATGAAGTTCCTTTATCCACTGCCCAGTCCAGGGGTAGCACTGACACCCAGGACCACCAATATGTCACTGAGTTTCAACCCGACCCTTTTGGGTTCATAGTGCGCCGAAAATCCAACGGCCGTGTCCT TGTGAACACCACTGTGGCCCCGCTGCTGTATGCTGACCAGTACCTGCAGCTGTCCACCTCCCTCGCCTCCTCACTGGTGTCTGGGCTGGGGGAACACTACACCCCCCTCAGCCTGGACCTCAATTGGACCTCCCTTACCCTTTGGAACAGGGACATGGCGCCCCAC GGCGATGCCAACCTTTATGGCTCCCATCCGTTCTACATGGTGCAGGAGGGGGATGGACAGGCTCACGGGGTCTTCCTGCTCAACAGTAATGCCATGG AGGTGGTGCTGCAGCCTAGCCCTGCTCTGACCTGGGTGGCTGTGGGAGGAATCCTGGACCTGTACATTTTCCTGGGCCCTGACCCTCAGAGTGTTGTCAGACAGTACCTCCAGGTTATAG GGTACCCTATGATGCCTCCTTATTGGTCACTGGGGTTCCACCTGTGTCGCTGGGGTTACCGGTCCACCAACGCAACCCGAGAGGTGGTGCGACGCATGCACAACGCCAACTTCCCCCTG GACGTGCAGTGGAATGACCTGGATTACGCAGACAAGCGTCGGGTGTTCACCTTTGACCCCCAGCGCTTTGTGGACCTGCCAGACATGGTGAAGGAGTTCCATCAGAAGGGCATGAAGTACATTCTCATCCTG GACCCTGGGATCAGCAGCACCAGCCCCCCTGGTACTTACCCACCCTTTGATGAGGGTCAGCGGAGAGGGGTCTTCATCAGGAACTCTACAGGACAGACACTCATAGGGAAG GTGTGGCCTGGTCCGACAGCGTTCCCTGACTTCACCAACCCAGAGACACAGAGCTGGTGGGAGGACTGCATTCGGGAGTTCCACTCCAGAGTCCCGCTAGATGGCCTGTGGATT GATATGAATGAACCAGCCAGTTTTGTGCAGGGCTCTGTGGAAGGGTGTCCTGACAGTGATTTGGATAGCCCCCCCTACGTGCCAT gggTGGTTGGAGGACAGCTGAACACTGGTACACTCTGCATGTCAGCTCAGCAGAACCTGTCCACTCACTACAACCTGCATAACCTCTATGGGCTGACGGAGGCTAGCGCCACCCACAG TGCCCTGGTGAAGGTCCGGGGGTCGCGACCCTTCGTGCTGTCCCGCTCCTCCTTCCCTGGCATCGGCCGTTTCTCCGGAGTCTGGACGGGAGACGTGAGGAGCGACTGGGAGCAGCTCAGATACTCCATCCCTG CGGTGCTGCTGTTTGGCCTGTTTGGGGTGCCCCTGGTGGGGGCGGATGTGTGTGGGTTCGGGGGGGACACCACAGAGGAGCTGTGTGTACGCTGGACCCAGCTTGGAGCCTTCTACCCCTTCATGAGGAACCACAACGACAAGCCCAACGCT CCCCAGGAGCCCTATGTGTTTGGTCAGGAGGCCCAGGCAGCCATGCGTAGCGTGGTGATGTTACGTTACTCTCTCCTGCCGTTCCTCTACACACTCTTCTACCACGCACACACCTCCGCAGACACCGTGGCCACGCCTCTCTTCCTCCA GTTCCCCTCGGACCCTAACTGCCAGACCATAGACAGACAGTTCCTGTGGGGGAGTTCTCTGCTCGTCAGCCCAGTGTTAGAGCAGGGGGCAGTGGAGCTGGCTGCCTACCTCCCCCCGGGGACTTGGTACAGTCTGCACAAT GGCCAGCCGTTCTACAGTAAGGGACAGTACCTGCTCCTCCCAGCCCCTCTGGACACCATCAATGTCCATGTGAGAGAGGGACACATCATCCCACAGCAG GAGCCAGGCCTGACTACCTCAGCTTCTCGCAGTAACCCTTTCCTCCTGATGGTGGCGCTGTCTGCTGGGGGCTGGGCCTGGGGTGACCTGTTCTGGGACGACGGGGACAGTCTGGACACCTTCCAGAGAGGAGACTACTCCTATGTTATCTTCATCGCTGGACAG TCCCAGGTGGTGAGTGACCCCCTGCGTCAGAACGGGGCGCTGGACGGGCTGGTGCTGGGAGGGGTGCGGGTGTTTGGGGTGCCCTCCCCACCCCGCTATGTATGGGCTAACGGAAAGAAAGTGTGGGATTTCTCTTATCGGACTGACACCAAG GTTCTGACGGTGACCAGCCTGGCCCTGCCCATGTCAGAGGTGTTTGAAGTCCTGTGGACCTTGTGA